From a single Planctellipticum variicoloris genomic region:
- a CDS encoding bifunctional serine/threonine-protein kinase/formylglycine-generating enzyme family protein, which produces MSPERESLNSHQTWQTPSDSVEQTANLPESPGDSATGRGDQTVVESEFVAGATFIDVAQEAGPSPGGGQTLQMESGPTNGGADRTLVDSEPSADATFVLSGAVLSPVEDAGQTVRMEEAASSDGTLIMTGAGPSDPSKTEILDVSATFLDPSQTGAGGDGTIIFGSSDGGPRPDGASDRTLVSGDGDTDPAPAGVSGSLIGRFKVEKLLGEGAFGAVYLAYDPHLDRKVAIKLAKTGVLSGRKDVDRFLREARAAAHLRHPNIVPLYEMGSLGANNYLVYEFVQGRTLGNFLKERKRLPPAEAAELMQKIAAALHYAHTEKIIHRDMKPDNVLLDEAGQPHIADFGLARQDDRRVGETREGSFMGTPLYMSPEQASGRSHAADARSDVWALGVMLQEMLTGVLPFQGNLTQILVAVQKTEAPSIRATLADLPRDLETICQKCLTKDVAQRYQSAGELADELARWLRGEPILARRISVWDRMLRWSRRHPTEAGLIAAVCATLLVGTVVSTYFGIQASRQAALVRKGQQERALVQLRALRTAVPGSVPVLLDGLRPVREDIAAELQSELDSKDLPAAELQRLKLTLASLFPDDPAVKEQVRKAAEGLLTASPAELAMTVQVLRPYADDIAPQLRTTAADATGDRERRFRSLAALATLKPEDAIWNERAADLAAGLLACNPTELRSWTDLAEPVRAKLLGALEAPLATGEPAVQLAAARALALLFADAPLTVYAAALKAEGDALQPLLSVLRERAGVVRPKLLIDLKEQSSQPETDAEIRAVENRFLLALNLAPGETPWELLDRQDDPRLRTDLIQSAPVSGTPWRVLLDRLAEESRPVVRTAQVLMLAGYSPAELPPGDRARIHGTFLKLLETDPDPGVHSASRWLLAQWGYGEAIAAAEQLLKTPTLVPDRDWHIDTLGQTFSVVRGPVTFSMGAEPDDESQTEVERQHVRVIPRVFGIADHEVTVAEFQRFQSEHEVNTEISPEPDCPVNEVSWFDAAKYCRWLSVQAGIPEAEMCYPPVEEIGPEMQLPSDILNRTGYRLPTAAEWEYACRAGAATSRPFGGSPRFAAKYAWFDPNSNHRTSIVGRLMPNDLGLFDMHGNVLEWCQDWYFDEYPEGSSTAPAIDGAVSRDGVYREIRGGAFDSSIELIRTPDRDYDLPGNKSFVIGFRIARTYRP; this is translated from the coding sequence ATGAGTCCGGAACGCGAGTCGCTGAATTCCCACCAGACCTGGCAGACGCCGTCGGACTCGGTCGAGCAGACGGCGAACTTGCCGGAATCGCCGGGGGATTCCGCGACAGGTCGTGGCGATCAGACGGTGGTCGAGAGTGAATTCGTCGCTGGAGCGACGTTCATCGATGTTGCCCAGGAAGCCGGGCCGTCGCCGGGTGGCGGCCAGACTCTGCAGATGGAAAGCGGTCCGACGAACGGCGGCGCCGATCGGACACTGGTGGACAGTGAACCGTCGGCCGATGCGACGTTCGTGTTGTCGGGCGCGGTACTGTCGCCGGTCGAGGATGCCGGTCAGACGGTTCGGATGGAAGAGGCCGCCTCGTCCGACGGCACGCTGATTATGACGGGCGCGGGGCCGTCCGATCCTTCGAAGACGGAAATTCTCGACGTTTCCGCGACGTTCCTCGATCCATCACAGACCGGCGCCGGCGGCGACGGAACGATCATCTTCGGGTCGAGCGATGGCGGTCCGCGGCCGGACGGGGCGAGCGATCGGACGCTGGTCAGCGGGGACGGCGATACCGATCCGGCGCCGGCGGGCGTCAGCGGGTCGCTGATCGGGCGGTTCAAGGTCGAAAAGCTGCTTGGCGAAGGGGCGTTCGGAGCCGTCTATCTGGCCTACGATCCGCATCTCGACCGCAAAGTGGCGATCAAGCTGGCCAAAACCGGGGTGCTGTCGGGGCGGAAGGATGTTGACCGGTTTCTGCGGGAAGCACGCGCCGCGGCGCATCTGCGGCATCCTAATATCGTGCCGCTGTACGAGATGGGATCGCTGGGAGCGAACAACTACCTCGTTTACGAATTCGTCCAGGGGCGGACGCTGGGGAATTTTTTGAAGGAGCGGAAGCGGCTGCCGCCTGCGGAAGCGGCGGAGCTGATGCAGAAGATCGCCGCCGCGCTGCACTATGCCCATACCGAGAAGATCATTCACCGGGACATGAAGCCGGACAATGTGCTGCTGGACGAAGCGGGCCAGCCCCACATCGCCGACTTCGGCCTGGCGCGGCAGGATGATCGCCGGGTGGGCGAAACGCGCGAGGGCTCATTCATGGGGACCCCACTCTACATGAGCCCGGAGCAGGCCAGCGGCCGGTCGCATGCGGCCGACGCCCGGTCGGACGTCTGGGCGCTGGGGGTGATGCTCCAGGAGATGCTGACGGGAGTGCTGCCGTTCCAGGGGAACCTGACTCAGATCCTGGTGGCGGTCCAGAAGACCGAAGCGCCTTCGATTCGGGCCACGCTGGCCGACTTGCCGCGGGATCTGGAGACGATCTGCCAGAAGTGCCTGACGAAAGACGTCGCGCAGCGTTACCAGTCGGCTGGCGAGCTGGCCGATGAACTGGCCCGCTGGCTGCGGGGCGAGCCGATTCTGGCCCGGCGGATCAGCGTCTGGGATCGCATGTTGCGCTGGAGCCGGCGGCATCCGACGGAGGCCGGGCTGATTGCCGCCGTGTGCGCGACGTTGCTGGTGGGGACTGTCGTTTCGACCTACTTCGGAATTCAGGCCAGCCGACAGGCGGCCCTGGTCCGCAAAGGGCAGCAGGAGCGGGCGCTGGTGCAATTGAGGGCTCTGAGAACGGCAGTCCCGGGCTCGGTGCCGGTTCTGCTGGACGGCCTGCGTCCTGTCCGGGAGGACATTGCGGCTGAGTTGCAGAGCGAACTGGATTCGAAGGACCTGCCTGCAGCAGAGCTGCAGCGGTTGAAGCTGACGCTGGCGAGTCTGTTTCCGGACGATCCCGCCGTCAAAGAACAGGTTCGAAAGGCGGCCGAAGGGTTGTTAACAGCATCCCCCGCGGAACTGGCGATGACGGTCCAGGTCCTCCGGCCGTATGCCGACGACATTGCACCGCAGCTCCGGACCACGGCGGCCGACGCGACGGGTGATCGGGAGCGGCGGTTCCGCAGTCTCGCGGCGCTGGCGACGCTGAAGCCGGAGGATGCGATCTGGAACGAACGGGCCGCGGATCTGGCGGCGGGACTGCTGGCATGCAATCCGACCGAACTGCGGTCGTGGACCGACCTCGCCGAACCGGTTCGGGCGAAGCTGCTGGGAGCGCTGGAAGCCCCGCTCGCAACCGGCGAACCCGCAGTGCAACTGGCGGCGGCGCGCGCATTGGCCCTGTTGTTCGCCGACGCCCCCCTGACGGTCTACGCCGCGGCGTTGAAAGCGGAAGGAGATGCCTTGCAACCGCTGCTGTCGGTCTTGCGCGAACGGGCCGGTGTCGTGCGGCCGAAGCTGCTGATCGACCTCAAAGAGCAGTCCTCGCAGCCCGAAACGGACGCAGAAATCCGGGCCGTGGAGAACCGATTTCTGCTGGCGCTGAATCTGGCGCCGGGTGAAACCCCGTGGGAGCTGCTCGACCGGCAGGATGATCCACGCTTGCGGACCGATCTTATTCAGTCCGCGCCGGTTTCGGGGACCCCCTGGAGAGTGCTGCTGGACCGACTTGCGGAGGAATCGCGGCCCGTGGTCCGCACAGCCCAGGTTCTGATGCTGGCAGGGTATTCACCGGCGGAGCTGCCGCCGGGAGATCGGGCGCGAATTCACGGAACCTTCCTGAAACTGCTGGAAACGGATCCCGATCCCGGAGTCCATAGCGCGAGCCGCTGGCTGCTGGCGCAATGGGGCTATGGGGAGGCCATTGCCGCGGCCGAGCAGTTGCTGAAGACTCCCACGCTGGTTCCGGACCGGGACTGGCACATCGATACCTTGGGTCAGACGTTTTCGGTTGTGCGGGGGCCGGTGACATTTTCGATGGGAGCGGAACCGGACGACGAATCGCAGACCGAGGTCGAACGGCAGCACGTCCGCGTGATCCCACGCGTGTTTGGCATCGCCGACCACGAAGTCACCGTGGCGGAGTTCCAGCGTTTTCAGTCGGAACACGAGGTCAATACGGAGATCAGTCCCGAACCGGATTGCCCGGTGAACGAGGTGAGCTGGTTTGATGCGGCGAAGTATTGCCGATGGCTCAGCGTACAGGCGGGGATTCCGGAGGCCGAGATGTGCTATCCCCCTGTGGAAGAAATCGGACCGGAGATGCAGCTTCCTTCCGACATCTTGAACCGGACAGGCTATCGGCTGCCGACCGCGGCGGAATGGGAATACGCCTGCCGGGCCGGGGCGGCTACGTCGCGGCCGTTCGGCGGATCGCCCCGGTTCGCCGCGAAATATGCCTGGTTCGACCCGAATTCGAACCATCGGACATCGATTGTGGGACGACTGATGCCCAACGATCTGGGGCTGTTTGATATGCATGGCAACGTGCTGGAATGGTGCCAGGATTGGTATTTTGACGAATATCCCGAGGGGTCTTCCACAGCCCCGGCGATTGACGGGGCTGTTTCGCGGGACGGCGTCTATCGCGAAATCCGCGGCGGAGCGTTCGACTCGTCGATCGAGCTGATCCGCACGCCTGATCGGGACTATGATCTTCCCGGCAACAAGAGCTTCGTAATCGGATTTCGGATTGCTCGAACCTATCGCCCGTGA
- a CDS encoding sugar phosphate isomerase/epimerase family protein, producing the protein MTDTSDSSESLRTDSLNPDRLMNGRAHAEPIPRFALHQMTTYRWDLPRELREIRSAGYHAISLWRNKLDDEFLTACDLDDAQVPVASLSWAGFFTGSHGMTFEEAVADGRDAIRQARDLNAETLVIYSGARAGHTVRHARRLVAWGLRALADFAADRGVQLALCPLSPLGRRWSFLDGLDPALEVLDAVRHPSVGLACDMYHLWLSEPRFESRIAEIAPRTSLVHVSDGPASPVHEYDQALPGKGRVPVNDWIGRFAAAGYAGYFDVQCWSESVWRSASSAQLAWLLHDLQSAAPASAGRPARQAAR; encoded by the coding sequence GTGACCGACACTTCCGATTCCTCCGAATCGCTGCGAACCGACTCGCTCAATCCGGACCGTCTGATGAATGGCAGAGCCCATGCGGAACCGATCCCGCGCTTCGCTCTGCATCAGATGACGACCTATCGCTGGGACCTCCCCCGCGAGCTTCGCGAGATCCGCTCCGCCGGCTATCACGCCATCAGCCTCTGGCGCAACAAGCTCGACGATGAGTTCCTCACCGCTTGCGACCTGGACGACGCGCAGGTTCCGGTCGCCTCCCTGTCGTGGGCCGGCTTCTTCACCGGTTCGCATGGCATGACGTTTGAGGAAGCCGTCGCCGACGGACGCGACGCTATCCGGCAGGCGCGTGACCTTAACGCCGAGACCCTGGTGATCTACAGCGGCGCCCGCGCCGGTCATACCGTCCGCCATGCCCGTCGGCTTGTCGCCTGGGGGCTCCGGGCGCTGGCCGACTTTGCCGCCGACCGTGGCGTCCAGCTCGCCCTCTGCCCGCTCTCCCCGCTCGGGCGGCGCTGGTCGTTTCTCGACGGCCTCGACCCTGCCCTTGAAGTCCTCGACGCCGTCCGGCATCCGTCCGTTGGACTGGCCTGCGACATGTATCACCTGTGGCTCTCGGAGCCGCGGTTCGAGTCGCGAATCGCAGAGATCGCTCCGCGGACCAGTCTGGTCCACGTCAGCGACGGACCGGCCAGCCCCGTCCACGAGTACGATCAGGCGCTCCCCGGCAAGGGGCGCGTCCCGGTCAACGACTGGATTGGTCGGTTCGCGGCGGCAGGCTATGCCGGCTACTTCGACGTTCAGTGCTGGTCGGAGTCGGTCTGGCGTTCGGCCAGCAGCGCCCAGCTTGCCTGGTTGCTGCACGATCTGCAGTCGGCTGCACCGGCCTCGGCCGGGCGACCGGCGCGACAGGCCGCTCGCTAG
- a CDS encoding PTS sugar transporter subunit IIA, whose translation MSHDWYSLDELAQQLGRDRREIEKLVQRGRIPGRKIGGEWQFHPTEVTHWLEQEMREYTDRELVVVEQTHRSHEVRESEPVASLLRLEAVQVPLEARTKRSVLEGLVEAAGRTWQIWQPAVLLNAVQEREAVMSTAFENGVAIPHPRNPLPEALGESIIAFGRTLSGIPFGGPNRGLTDLFFLVLCRDSRTHLQVLARLGRMIQQPQFLDDLRAAEDSQAAYQIICDADRSLPR comes from the coding sequence ATGTCCCACGATTGGTACAGCCTCGACGAACTGGCTCAGCAGCTCGGACGCGATCGTCGCGAGATTGAGAAACTCGTCCAGCGCGGACGAATTCCGGGGCGCAAGATCGGTGGGGAGTGGCAGTTCCATCCGACCGAAGTGACGCACTGGCTCGAACAGGAAATGCGCGAGTACACCGACAGGGAACTCGTGGTCGTCGAGCAGACCCACCGCTCCCACGAGGTCCGCGAAAGCGAGCCCGTCGCCAGCCTGCTGCGACTTGAGGCCGTCCAGGTCCCGCTGGAAGCGCGCACGAAGCGGTCGGTCCTGGAAGGTCTCGTCGAAGCGGCCGGTCGAACCTGGCAAATCTGGCAGCCCGCCGTCCTGCTCAATGCCGTTCAGGAACGCGAGGCGGTCATGTCGACTGCGTTCGAAAATGGGGTCGCCATTCCCCACCCCCGCAACCCGCTTCCCGAAGCGCTCGGCGAATCGATTATTGCGTTCGGACGGACGTTGTCCGGCATTCCGTTCGGCGGCCCCAATCGCGGCCTGACCGACCTGTTCTTTCTGGTCCTGTGTCGCGACAGCCGGACCCATCTGCAGGTTCTTGCGCGACTGGGCCGGATGATTCAGCAGCCGCAGTTCCTCGACGATCTGCGGGCCGCCGAGGATAGTCAAGCCGCCTACCAGATCATTTGCGATGCCGATCGCAGCCTGCCCCGGTAG
- a CDS encoding PIG-L family deacetylase, with protein sequence MSLELPDALDVIAVGAHPDDVEIACGGTLARLVQQGYRVGIVDLTNGEPTPGSPGPDSRLAEAREAARILGVQVRETLPLPNRVLFDSISARIALARVFRRYRPQMVLGIAGKTPMASPDHWQAMQITDAAVFYSRLSKWDDEFGGLPVHTVRKQLWYPLGFASPDLPEGGGRVVVDISSTLELKFQAIRAYQSQFPAGKERVFRMVEGLARTWGAGAGFEAGEVLITAGMLGVSDLMQVVCP encoded by the coding sequence ATGTCGCTCGAACTTCCGGACGCTCTGGATGTGATCGCCGTCGGCGCTCATCCGGATGATGTCGAAATCGCCTGCGGAGGAACGCTCGCCCGGCTGGTTCAGCAGGGCTACCGCGTCGGAATCGTCGACCTCACCAATGGGGAACCGACGCCCGGCAGCCCCGGCCCCGATTCGCGCCTCGCCGAAGCCCGCGAGGCGGCCCGGATCCTGGGAGTCCAGGTCCGCGAGACGCTCCCTCTCCCGAACCGCGTCCTGTTCGATTCGATCTCCGCCCGCATTGCCCTGGCCCGTGTCTTTCGGCGCTATCGCCCGCAAATGGTCCTCGGCATCGCCGGCAAGACCCCGATGGCCTCGCCCGATCACTGGCAGGCGATGCAGATTACCGATGCGGCGGTGTTCTACTCGCGGCTCTCCAAATGGGACGACGAGTTCGGCGGCCTGCCGGTGCATACGGTGCGAAAGCAGCTCTGGTATCCGCTGGGATTCGCCTCTCCCGATCTCCCCGAAGGGGGCGGACGGGTGGTTGTGGATATTTCCTCGACGCTGGAGCTAAAATTCCAGGCGATCCGGGCTTATCAGTCGCAGTTCCCCGCGGGGAAGGAGCGTGTTTTCCGCATGGTGGAGGGACTGGCCCGAACCTGGGGCGCCGGAGCGGGGTTTGAAGCGGGAGAGGTGCTGATCACCGCCGGCATGCTGGGGGTGAGCGATCTGATGCAGGTGGTGTGTCCGTAA
- a CDS encoding zinc-dependent metalloprotease, with the protein MSRVFSRQALVACLLAFVLGPARGQDATAKPAAPTAPSKFEAAIKDAKKVEGLWTVYYKDQQILVDLKNSQLNQDYIVLSSIARGVSVMPVYGGMTWGDDVLWSFRKVGDKMHVLRKNVRFKAKPGSPEASAVKMAYSDSVLYALPVITDTSGGSLVDMTRVFLSDDEKIGQQLRAAFAMDRSTVSRVKAFEKNVEIDIVAIYSGNSEFDTIADSRGMQVGVHYSISQLPSTGYKPRKADDRVGYFLTVAKDFTDNSDDEHFVRYINRWDLQKTDGAARLMPPKKPITFYLEKTVPFNLRPIVREGIEEWNKAYETLGFANAIEVLQQRDEDTWDPEDVHYNTFRWITAEAGFAMGPSRVNPLTGQILDADIIFDASFLRSWRHEYENFTPSTVAMMFGDDEAFAAAGSGPRGHHACRLATGMQQQMGFAAAALLTRGLVEKRGELPEEFLQQALKEVVMHEVGHTLGLRHNFKASSWKSLAEIEDANKAGEAIVASVMDYSPVNVNPPGSKQSAYYTKTIGPYDHWAIEYGYKVISGDENAELAKIASRSGEPGLDYATDEDTRGSMDPDPMSNRFDLGKDPVAYAQRQITVTRELLPKILERSLQEGDGYQRARQAFMIVLGEGWRASQFAARIPGGIEVRRDHKGDANNRLPFQVMTAQQQRAAVKLLLEQPLNAPTFDPQVLNSLASTRWYHWGISQPSRIDFPVHDTVAKLYSRITVPLLSATTMQRLLDGELKVKADEDAYTLAEHLKTLVDGIFSEYGSPAGGEYTNRKPFVSTFRRPLQRGVLEQFTDMVSKDSSHPEDARVLVRMYLGDLKGKMEAALAKEDLKLDDYSKAHTQDSVERIKQVLEGRVIVNSGSGGGLFIQLLREPGTPAPAE; encoded by the coding sequence ATGTCCCGAGTCTTTTCGCGGCAGGCGCTGGTCGCCTGCCTGTTGGCCTTCGTCCTCGGCCCGGCCCGGGGTCAGGATGCGACCGCAAAGCCGGCGGCTCCCACAGCGCCTTCCAAGTTTGAAGCGGCGATCAAGGACGCCAAAAAGGTCGAAGGGCTCTGGACCGTTTACTACAAAGACCAGCAGATCCTCGTCGACCTCAAGAACTCGCAGCTCAACCAGGACTATATCGTCCTCTCGTCAATCGCCCGCGGCGTGAGCGTCATGCCCGTGTATGGCGGCATGACCTGGGGCGACGACGTTCTCTGGTCTTTCCGCAAAGTCGGCGACAAGATGCACGTGCTCCGCAAGAACGTGCGGTTCAAGGCCAAGCCCGGCAGCCCCGAAGCCTCCGCCGTCAAGATGGCTTACAGCGACAGCGTGCTTTATGCGCTCCCCGTCATCACCGATACCAGCGGCGGTTCGCTGGTCGACATGACTCGCGTGTTCCTCAGTGACGACGAGAAGATCGGCCAGCAGCTCCGCGCCGCGTTCGCCATGGACCGTTCGACCGTCTCGCGCGTCAAAGCGTTCGAGAAGAACGTCGAGATCGACATCGTCGCCATCTATTCCGGCAACTCCGAGTTTGACACGATCGCCGATTCCCGCGGCATGCAGGTCGGGGTCCACTACAGCATCAGCCAGCTCCCCAGCACGGGCTACAAGCCCCGCAAGGCGGACGACCGCGTCGGCTACTTCCTCACCGTCGCCAAGGACTTCACCGACAACAGCGACGACGAGCACTTCGTCCGGTATATCAACCGCTGGGACCTGCAGAAGACCGACGGGGCCGCCCGTCTCATGCCGCCGAAGAAGCCGATCACGTTCTACCTCGAAAAGACGGTGCCGTTCAATCTCCGACCGATCGTCCGGGAGGGGATCGAAGAATGGAACAAGGCCTACGAAACTCTCGGTTTCGCCAACGCCATTGAGGTGCTGCAGCAGCGCGACGAAGACACCTGGGATCCGGAAGACGTCCACTACAACACGTTCCGCTGGATCACCGCCGAAGCCGGCTTCGCGATGGGCCCCTCCCGCGTCAACCCGCTGACAGGCCAGATCCTCGACGCCGATATCATCTTCGACGCCAGCTTCCTCCGTTCGTGGCGGCACGAGTACGAGAACTTCACCCCGTCGACGGTCGCGATGATGTTCGGCGACGATGAGGCCTTCGCCGCCGCCGGGTCCGGTCCGCGCGGCCATCACGCCTGCCGGCTCGCGACGGGCATGCAGCAGCAGATGGGCTTCGCCGCCGCCGCGCTCCTCACGCGCGGCCTCGTCGAGAAACGGGGCGAGCTCCCGGAGGAGTTCCTCCAGCAGGCGCTCAAAGAAGTCGTCATGCACGAAGTCGGCCACACCCTCGGACTGCGCCATAACTTCAAGGCCAGCTCCTGGAAGAGCCTCGCCGAGATCGAAGACGCCAACAAGGCCGGCGAGGCCATCGTCGCCAGCGTGATGGATTACTCCCCCGTCAACGTGAACCCGCCCGGCTCGAAGCAGAGCGCCTATTACACCAAAACCATCGGCCCCTACGACCACTGGGCCATCGAGTACGGCTACAAGGTGATCAGCGGCGACGAAAACGCCGAACTCGCCAAGATCGCCTCGCGCAGCGGCGAACCCGGCCTCGATTACGCCACCGACGAAGACACCCGCGGTTCGATGGACCCGGACCCGATGTCGAACCGCTTCGACCTTGGCAAGGATCCGGTCGCCTACGCGCAGCGGCAGATCACCGTCACCCGCGAGCTCCTCCCCAAGATTCTGGAACGCTCGCTGCAGGAGGGGGACGGCTACCAGCGCGCCCGCCAGGCCTTCATGATCGTCCTCGGCGAAGGCTGGCGCGCTTCGCAGTTCGCCGCCCGCATTCCCGGCGGCATCGAAGTCCGCCGCGACCACAAGGGAGACGCCAATAACCGGCTGCCGTTCCAGGTCATGACCGCCCAGCAGCAGCGGGCCGCGGTCAAACTGCTCCTGGAACAGCCCCTCAACGCCCCCACGTTCGACCCGCAGGTGCTGAATTCTCTGGCGTCAACGAGGTGGTACCACTGGGGAATTTCCCAGCCCTCCCGGATCGACTTCCCCGTTCACGACACCGTCGCCAAACTCTACAGCCGGATCACCGTTCCGCTGCTGAGTGCGACGACCATGCAGCGGCTGCTCGACGGCGAGCTGAAGGTCAAGGCCGATGAAGACGCCTACACGCTTGCGGAGCACCTGAAGACCCTCGTCGACGGCATCTTCAGCGAGTACGGCAGCCCGGCCGGCGGCGAGTACACCAACCGCAAGCCGTTCGTATCGACCTTCCGCCGTCCGCTGCAGCGGGGCGTGCTCGAGCAGTTCACCGACATGGTTTCCAAGGACTCCAGCCATCCGGAAGACGCCCGCGTCCTCGTCCGGATGTACCTCGGCGATCTGAAGGGGAAGATGGAAGCCGCCCTCGCCAAGGAGGACCTCAAGCTCGACGACTACTCCAAGGCCCACACGCAGGATTCGGTCGAACGGATCAAGCAGGTCCTGGAGGGCCGGGTGATCGTCAACTCCGGCTCCGGCGGCGGTCTGTTCATTCAGCTCCTCCGGGAGCCGGGCACGCCCGCCCCGGCGGAGTAA
- a CDS encoding PP2C family protein-serine/threonine phosphatase: MQIRAGSKTITGKRSNNEDNLHADPDQRYFLVADGMGGQSAGEKASALAMEIIPQQLAKLDWNNASSDQAVRAIDTAIAAANSEILALGELDPRFHNMGTTVTFLVRAGDGILVGGVGDSRTYLLRNGKLELLTTDHSLVQALLDAGTITPDEALTHRYKNVLYRYLGEKTGGNPTSPRHIEIRPGDRYVLCTDGVTGSLNELHLAQILGSGNDPNQIAEQIVQAAYDMGSQDNITCIVVLVDGA; this comes from the coding sequence ATGCAGATCCGTGCCGGCTCCAAAACGATCACGGGCAAACGCTCGAACAACGAGGACAATCTGCACGCGGACCCCGATCAGCGCTACTTCCTCGTCGCCGACGGCATGGGGGGACAGTCGGCGGGGGAGAAAGCCAGCGCGCTGGCCATGGAAATCATCCCGCAGCAGCTTGCCAAGCTCGACTGGAACAACGCCAGCAGCGATCAGGCCGTCCGGGCGATCGATACCGCCATCGCCGCCGCGAATTCTGAGATTCTCGCCCTCGGCGAGCTCGATCCCCGCTTTCACAACATGGGGACGACGGTGACCTTCCTGGTCCGGGCGGGCGACGGAATTCTGGTCGGCGGCGTCGGCGACAGCCGGACGTATCTCCTCCGCAACGGCAAGCTGGAGCTGCTCACGACCGATCATTCTCTGGTTCAAGCCCTGCTCGATGCCGGGACCATCACCCCCGACGAGGCCCTGACGCATCGGTACAAGAACGTCCTGTACCGCTATCTCGGCGAAAAAACCGGCGGCAATCCGACCTCGCCCCGACATATCGAGATCCGTCCGGGCGACCGCTACGTCCTTTGCACGGATGGCGTGACCGGTTCCCTGAATGAGCTCCACCTCGCGCAGATACTCGGCTCCGGAAACGACCCGAACCAGATCGCCGAGCAGATCGTCCAGGCCGCTTACGACATGGGTTCGCAGGACAACATCACCTGCATCGTCGTGCTGGTCGACGGAGCCTGA
- a CDS encoding Uma2 family endonuclease: protein MAACANDLDEPIAIPAGIRSLDDFRKWSTSATFPQSGRIDFLDREVMIDMSPEQYYEHSGPKVEIGRVLANLARAEDLGDVHLDSTRIVSPEAQLSCEPDVLFISYDSLDAGRVRLVPGRRRQATGAIEIEGGPDLVVEVVSPSSMSKDLERLPTAYYAAGVREYWIVDARSKPLVFEILTRGTSAFEHVPADEAGFCPSTVFGRKFHLIERQHTRGHVVFDLLTRGE from the coding sequence ATGGCCGCCTGCGCGAACGACCTCGACGAACCGATCGCCATTCCGGCGGGAATCCGGTCGCTCGACGACTTCCGGAAGTGGTCGACATCGGCAACGTTTCCCCAGTCCGGACGGATCGATTTTCTCGATCGGGAAGTGATGATCGACATGTCTCCGGAACAGTATTACGAGCACAGTGGCCCCAAGGTGGAGATCGGGCGGGTGCTGGCCAACCTGGCGCGGGCCGAGGATCTGGGCGACGTGCATCTCGATTCCACGCGAATCGTCAGCCCCGAAGCCCAGTTGTCGTGCGAGCCGGACGTCCTGTTTATCAGTTACGACAGTCTCGACGCCGGCCGCGTCCGACTGGTTCCCGGCCGACGTCGACAGGCGACGGGCGCGATCGAGATCGAAGGGGGTCCCGATCTGGTCGTCGAAGTTGTCAGTCCGTCGTCGATGTCGAAAGACCTGGAACGCCTGCCGACCGCCTACTATGCGGCGGGCGTCCGCGAATACTGGATCGTCGACGCGCGCAGCAAGCCGCTCGTCTTCGAGATTCTCACACGGGGAACCTCGGCCTTCGAGCACGTTCCGGCGGACGAGGCCGGGTTCTGCCCGTCGACCGTCTTCGGACGCAAGTTCCACCTGATCGAGCGGCAACACACGCGCGGTCACGTCGTGTTCGACCTGCTGACGCGGGGGGAGTGA